A window of Deinococcota bacterium contains these coding sequences:
- a CDS encoding SpoIID/LytB domain-containing protein, whose translation MTETIFLKTALKTALKTALGLALFGLLWGQAPAQAETQAEAHVAVRVLLAELIGGTEVAMPEGHRGFLDGLLAFETEFALAWPLEARGGLLYMDGLAIGRVLRLEALGELPLLWRGGRYRGGVELTADGDLLRVVNIVALEDYLRGVVPAEMPANWPVEALKAQAVAARSYVLAARDPELDYDVCATVLCQVYGGASAEHPATDRAVAQTRDLVLTFEGGLAKTYYHSHSGGYLASSLEVWGTARPYLPGHADAASPPPHHAWDFRLDPAAMAQALAAQGVALGPVRRLQVLDISASGRVTRASIVGDGGQALLWGEELTRLLRSWGLKSTRFTMRSELVAQGGGYGHGVGMSQYGAYSLAAAGRGYEDILRFYYPGTTLEPLRAGLLESLELPLKRTQQMRAR comes from the coding sequence TTGACCGAAACCATCTTCTTGAAAACCGCCTTGAAAACCGCCTTGAAAACCGCGCTCGGACTGGCGCTCTTCGGGCTCCTTTGGGGTCAGGCGCCGGCCCAGGCGGAGACCCAGGCGGAAGCGCACGTAGCCGTCCGCGTGCTCTTGGCCGAGCTGATCGGAGGCACCGAGGTGGCCATGCCCGAGGGTCACCGGGGGTTTCTGGACGGCCTGCTTGCCTTTGAGACCGAGTTCGCGCTCGCCTGGCCGCTCGAGGCCAGAGGCGGCTTGCTCTACATGGACGGGCTCGCCATCGGCCGGGTCCTGCGCTTGGAGGCGCTCGGCGAGCTGCCCCTCCTCTGGCGGGGCGGGCGCTACCGGGGGGGGGTGGAGCTCACCGCGGACGGCGACCTGCTGCGCGTCGTCAACATCGTGGCTCTCGAGGACTACCTGCGCGGCGTGGTGCCCGCCGAGATGCCCGCGAACTGGCCCGTAGAGGCGCTCAAGGCGCAGGCGGTGGCGGCGCGAAGCTACGTTCTGGCGGCGCGCGATCCTGAACTGGACTACGACGTCTGCGCCACGGTCCTCTGCCAGGTCTACGGTGGCGCCTCGGCCGAGCATCCGGCGACCGACCGGGCGGTGGCCCAGACGCGCGACCTGGTGCTCACCTTTGAGGGCGGGCTGGCTAAGACCTACTACCACAGCCACTCGGGCGGCTATCTGGCCTCGAGCCTGGAGGTCTGGGGCACTGCCCGGCCCTACCTGCCGGGTCACGCCGACGCGGCCAGCCCGCCGCCGCACCACGCCTGGGATTTTCGCCTCGACCCCGCGGCGATGGCGCAGGCGCTGGCGGCGCAGGGCGTCGCCCTTGGCCCGGTGCGCAGGCTCCAGGTGCTCGATATCAGCGCCTCGGGCCGCGTCACTCGAGCCAGCATCGTCGGTGACGGGGGCCAGGCGCTGTTGTGGGGCGAGGAGCTGACCAGGCTGCTGCGCTCCTGGGGGCTCAAATCCACCCGCTTCACCATGCGCTCGGAACTGGTCGCGCAAGGCGGCGGCTACGGCCACGGCGTCGGCATGAGCCAGTACGGCGCCTACAGCCTGGCCGCGGCCGGCCGGGGCTATGAGGACATCTTGCGCTTCTACTACCCCGGCACCACCTTGGAACCCTTGCGCGCGGGGCTGCTCGAGTCCCTCGAGCTGCCGCTGAAGAGGACGCAGCAGATGAGAGCAAGGTGA
- a CDS encoding SDR family oxidoreductase: protein MFQEDLLKDKAVIVTGGGTGLGRSMSTRFLELGAEVVIAGRRAQVLAEAAREMREATGRRVHTAVTDVRDPGAVAALIDAAFEACEKVDALVNNAAGNFVSPTERLSHRAVDAVLGIVLHGTFYCTLELGKRWIASGHRGTVLNIAATYATTGSGYVVPSAAAKAGVVSLTKSLAAEWGKHGIRLNAIAPGPFPTEGAWSRLMPTPEFQRRFEGRVPLGRVGEHQELANLAAYLLSDYAGYISGDLITIDGGESAWNAGEFNILDEITEEQWDALEQSRKSGKG from the coding sequence ATGTTCCAAGAGGACCTGCTGAAGGACAAGGCCGTCATCGTCACGGGCGGAGGCACGGGTCTGGGACGCTCGATGAGCACGCGCTTTCTCGAGCTCGGCGCCGAGGTGGTGATCGCCGGAAGGCGCGCGCAGGTCTTGGCCGAGGCCGCCCGTGAGATGCGAGAGGCGACCGGCCGCCGCGTCCACACCGCCGTCACCGACGTGCGCGACCCGGGGGCCGTGGCCGCCCTGATCGACGCCGCTTTCGAGGCCTGCGAAAAGGTGGACGCGCTCGTCAACAACGCCGCCGGCAACTTCGTCTCCCCCACCGAGCGCCTCTCGCACCGCGCCGTCGACGCGGTCCTGGGCATCGTCTTGCACGGCACCTTCTACTGCACCTTGGAGCTCGGCAAGCGCTGGATCGCCAGCGGCCACAGGGGCACGGTCCTCAACATCGCCGCCACCTACGCCACGACGGGCTCGGGCTACGTGGTGCCCTCGGCCGCCGCCAAGGCCGGCGTCGTCAGCCTGACGAAGTCGCTGGCCGCCGAGTGGGGCAAGCACGGTATCCGCCTAAACGCCATCGCGCCCGGCCCCTTTCCCACCGAGGGCGCCTGGAGCCGGCTCATGCCCACCCCGGAGTTCCAGCGCAGGTTCGAGGGGCGCGTGCCCTTGGGCCGCGTCGGCGAACACCAGGAACTCGCCAATCTGGCCGCCTACCTCCTCTCGGACTACGCGGGCTACATCAGCGGCGACCTGATCACCATCGACGGCGGCGAGAGCGCCTGGAACGCCGGCGAGTTCAATATCTTGGACGAGATTACAGAGGAGCAGTGGGACGCGCTCGAGCAGTCGCGCAAGAGCGGCAAGGGTTGA